The nucleotide window GATTCAGCAGTATCACCATTTTATCACCCCGTTCCAGGGAACCATCTTCTAGAAATGCCACTCCTGGTGTCCGGCGTAGTTGCAACCGCTGCCCCAACTGGTTGCGGACGTAGCTAGTCGCAGATTTCAAACCTTCCATAGTCTCGGCCTTCGCCTCATCAGTACCGTAGATGCTGACAAAAATCTTTGTATGTTGAAGGTCTCCCGAAACAATCACGTCGGTAACGCTAACCATACCCGCACCTACGCGATCGTCCTTGATTCCATTCAGCAACATCAGGCTGACTTCCCGTTTAATCATTGAAGCTACGCGCTCAATGCGACGACTTGTAGCCATACCAACTATCCCCTACTTTCATATCAGCCATTTTTTATCAATTCTTAGTTTGACACAAAGCTGTCAGTCGATTTGAGGTTTTAGATTTGAGATTTGCTGGTGCGTATTTAATCTCGGAGGTTGAACGTTGTTCTCAACTCTTAATCTCTCCCCGACTTAAGTCATGGGTTTGTACCTATTTTTGGGCTGGTAGAAGAGAATTCTGCCAAAAGTGCGCCACAATGAATCTGGGCTGACCTAGCCGTGCCACGATCGCCAATAAAAACATAAAAACTATGGATAAAGAATTTACCATCGGTCAAAAAGTCCGAGTTGTGGCGATGCCGCCATACGTGAAAACTGCCGAACCGATGCCGATGCTGCGGGCTGCGAATGTAATTGCGATCGGGGCCCTGGGTGTTGTGATCGATCGGCGTCCCGGCAATTATTGGGGCATTCGCTTTGAAAAAGGTGCTTTTCTCTTAGACAGTCAGTACATCGAAGCTGTGGAAACTACTGTAGAAGGTAATGTGTAATCGGGAATGGGGAATGGGGAATGGGGAATGGGGAATGGGGAATTGATATCACTTTTGATAGGAGCAGGAAGCCCCGGGCTAACTCTATGGGTCGTCTGCGGTTGCAGTTTCAACCGCCTTTAATATAGATGCTCTCAGAAAAATGAGGTGTTGATTAATTAATTAACTATTCCTCAATTCCCAATTCTTTAATCGTTCTCCTCTCTTCGGCTCCACGCTCGCCCAGCCCGAAGTCTCACGCCGAAGTCGCAAATCTAAAATCTAAATCAGTACCTGATATAGCTGCATAGCTTGGGTTAGCTAAGGGTGTCCCCATAGAACTCTCTAGCGTTAGCTTTTGCGAGGGACACGGAAAGCAATCGCGGAGACTTTCTTTGGTTCTCAATTAACAGCAGGTGCGGGGGAAGCAATTACCTTTTCAACCCAAGCATAGGGTCATATACCTGAGAAAGACTATATTTCTTAAATCCTCTTGACAAACCCCGGATTGTTTTGATATATTTTTCCCAAAGGTAGTTTAAACAAGAAAAATTTACTATGAAACCTATGAAACCTTCAGAGCAGGAATCAGTACCTTCAAGCATTTTTGATGAAATTTTTAGCGCTTCTGCCGATCCGTGGGGATATACATCGCAGTTTAATGAAATCAGTAAATTCCGAGCAACGATCAAAGCTTTGCCAAAAGTTCAATTCAAAAATGCTTTTGAAATCGCCTGTGCGATCGGTGTACTGACAGAGCAACTAGCCAAAAAGTGTGACAGATTGCTCTCAGTAGATTATTCAGAATTAGCATTAGTGGAAGCTAGAAAACGCTGTAGGGATCTCCCACAAGTACGATTTGAGAATATGCAGATTCCCCAACAGTTCCCCACTGAGAGTTTCGATTTGATTTTATTTTCAGAAGTTGGCTTTTTTTTGACGCTCGAAGACCTGCATAAAACCAAAGAAAAAATTATCGATCGATTACTTCCTGGGGGTTATCTCTTAATGGTTCATTATCGGTTGACAGCGGGGGATTATTTTATCCTGGATGGGGAGACAGTTCACGATACTTTTATCCAAAATTCTGCATCGTCTTTAAAACATCTTGGCGACCCGCGCAAAAAGTTTTTGATGCTAGATTTGGCCCGTCATCACAAACGCTATCGGATGGATTTATTTCAGCGATTGTAAATGGCGTAAGTAGACAATTGTGAAAAGCGATCGCCCTTAATTATCCGCTTTGCTGTTCGGTAAAAAAGAGCGCTCGCATTACCCTCAAGCAAATTCCTCAAAGTCGCATCCTCCCCCAAAACCTTCAACACTTGCTTAATTTCCTGCGTCCCCTGTAGAAGGTAATGGGTAATGGAATGGGGAATATCGTGTCCGGTCAATTATCCGACATAAAATATGTTTGATCGTTCGGACGGAGAGTCCTTTCTATACTTTGAAGAAGGAGAAGAAGGACTTGCATTCCTTACTACGAACCTGAGAATGGTTAGATATCCACACAATACAATCCGTTAAATCCGTAAAGAATCCGTTGCCGAACTTCCCTCTTCAAGAAGCCAGCTTGGCCTCAAAAGCTAAAGAATTAACCGGAAAATTTCCCAAAACTTCCTCTAAACTAGGATAGCCGAAATTACAAGATTCAGGCTTTCCCAAAAAATAACCTTGAGCGTAATCTACCCCGAGATCCTTAAGTTTATCCATAACTGCTTGACTTTCCACATACTCCGCTATAGTCTTTATTCCCATAACGTGAGCAATTTTAGTGATAGCTTCCACCATGGCAACATCAATAGGATTGTCCGCAATATTTTTAATAAAATTTCCGTCAATTTTGATATAGTCAACTGGCAAACTTTTGAGGTAAGCAAAAGAAGACATCCCGCTGCCGAAGTCGTCCAAGGCAAACTGGCAGCCGAGTTCCTTGAGCTGCCAAATTAAGCTGGCTGCCTTACTGAGATTGGCGATCGCCACGGTTTCTGTAATTTCAAAACAAATGATTTCCGGCGAGATTTGATGGATGGAAAACTGCTCTTGAATAAACTCGATCAACTTTTCTTCGTTGAGGCTGTCCCCAGAAAGGTTGATTGCATAAAGGCTGGGATGTTTGGCAAATGAGGATTGTGAATTAGACGGGGAAGAGCCAGCAGGTAAGGTAACAATTTTCTCGCTCTCGGCCGCGGGATTTTGGACTAAGAGATTTGCCGTTAAAATTTTAGATAAATTGCTAAATAAAGTGCGAATTACCCAGCGATCGATCGTGTGCATCAAGTTGTAGCGTTCAGCGGCCGGAATAAAAGCCATCGGCGACACTAACTGACCCGTTGCAAGCTGGAGGCGGAGGAGAATTTCGCAGTGGGTGCCGATGGTGGGAGAGTTGAACAAAGGTACGATCGGCTGAGAGTACAAGCGAAAGCGATTCTCTTCTAAAGCTTGATTGATTTGCACTACCCATTGGGTTTCGCCGTGCTGTTTGATTAATTCTCGATCGCCTGCTTGATAAACCTGCACCCGGTTGCGGCCTTTATTTTTAGCAGCGTAGCAAGCAAGATCGGCCGCGCTCAACACCGCAGATGTTGAAGCTGTTTTGGGGTTAATTGCCACCAAACCGATGCTGACGCCGATCGAAAAAGTTTTATCCTGCCACGCAAACCGGAATCCCTGAATGCTGTGCAGCAGCAATTCTGCCACCTCTAAGCCGTGTTCGGGGGAACAGTTGTACAGGAGTACGGCAAACTCATCGCCGCCCAGACGCGCCAAAATATCCGTTTTGCGGATATTGGTTTTAAATAGCTGACTGACTTGGCGCAGCAGTTCGTCGCCGGCAACGTGACCGTTCGTATCGTTAACTATTTTGAAGCGATCGAGATCCAGGTAAAGCATCACGTGTTCTTGCCCGTAACCTTGAGCGCTGTGCAGGGCGTGTTCTAGCTGGTACTCAAATTCGCGGCGGTTGACCAATTGCGTCAGGGGGTCGTGAGTAGCCTGCCAAGTAAGCTGTCGCGCTTGAGTTCGCACTTGAGTCACATCTCGGAACACAACGACGGCCCCGACAATTTCGCCGTTGCAGGCGTGGATGGGGGCGACAGAGTGGTCGATCGCAAATTCGCGGTTGCTGCGAGCAATCAGCAAACTGTTGTAGCCTTGGTCAACAATCCGACCTTCATACAAAGCGATTTGGGCGATATTTTCGATCGGCATCCTGGTAGTTTCGTCAACTATTCTCAGCACGTTGGCCAGCGGCAAACCTTTAGCTTCCCAGGTAGACCAACCCGTGAGTTTTTCAGCAACTGGATTGAGGGTAGAAATGCAGCCGTCGCTGCCAGTAGTGATGACAGCATCGCCGATCGATTGTAGAGTAACCTGAGCTAGTTCTTTTTCCTCAAAAAATGCTTGTTCCATGCGCTTGCGATCGCTAATATTGCGCTGCACAGACACCCAGTGAGTAACGTTTCCCAACTCATCAGCAACAGGTACGCTGTTGAGTTCCACCCAATAAGTGGAACCGTCTTTGCGGTAGTTAATCAATTCCAAGCGCAGCGGTTCTCGGCGAGAAAAAGCGCGCCGAATTTTGGCAACTTGAGCGCCATCGCTGTCGGGCCCCCGCAGACAACTGGGGGTTTGACCGATAATTTCTTCGGGGCGATAACCGGTCATTTGAGTAAAAGCTTCGTTGACGTAGATAATTGTGGGATCGGAGATATTGCTGTATCCCGCATCCATAATCACGATCGCATCGTTAGCGTTAACTACGGCAGATTCTAGCAATTGCAGCCGCACCTCTGCCTGGTGGCGAGTAGCGATTTCCCTTTCTAGTCGGCTGTTAGTCAAGCTGAGGGATGCGATCGCCTTTTGCAACTCGCTAGTCTGTTCTTCGATGCTGGCGTGTAAAATGTCGATCGCCCCGGACATTTCCATCGGGCCAAGTACGCGCAGCAAGGTGCTTTGAGTAACAATTCCCAGCAGTTCTCCGCCTTCTCCAGTTACTACCAACCTGCGGACTAAACGCTGCTGCATTTCCTGATGAGCTACCCACAGCGAGTCTTCAGGCTTAAGACTAAATAAGGGGGTACTCATCACAGTTTGGGCGATCGTCTGCGACAAATCTATATCTAAAGCTTGAAATTCCACAATATCCCGTTCTGTGACCATACCTACGGGAATTGGGAACGGCAAATTCATCGATAATGCTGTTGATGCTGTTGATGCTGTAATTACCACACAGCTAACGCGGTGTCGCGCCATCAACTCAGCCAAACTCATAACCGAAGCTGTGACAGGCGCCTGAATAACTTCAGAAGTCATTACTTCTTTCACGCTGCGGATTTTCAAGATATTTGCCGGTTGCACCATTGCTTGGCGAATGCTTTCCGGGGTTATTACTCCTAGGAGTTTGCCGGAATTATCCAATATTGGCAGGTGGTGAATTCTTTGTTGATCCAGCAGAATTAGGGCGCTGAAAATGTCTTGCTCTTCACCTTTGGTCAGAATTGCCGCAGGCTGCTTCATGACT belongs to Microcoleus sp. bin38.metabat.b11b12b14.051 and includes:
- a CDS encoding EAL domain-containing protein; its protein translation is MLKHDSSQYLPTLDRVIDRCPLTVAPTTPLADVIILMGQRRGSCSLNPEMLPTDIYPQLTQIANPPSSSTFRDAAGSCVLVVEQSLETSSTPSAQNSQLQGIFTERDLVDLIASGKKLKNVTIAEVMKQPAAILTKGEEQDIFSALILLDQQRIHHLPILDNSGKLLGVITPESIRQAMVQPANILKIRSVKEVMTSEVIQAPVTASVMSLAELMARHRVSCVVITASTASTALSMNLPFPIPVGMVTERDIVEFQALDIDLSQTIAQTVMSTPLFSLKPEDSLWVAHQEMQQRLVRRLVVTGEGGELLGIVTQSTLLRVLGPMEMSGAIDILHASIEEQTSELQKAIASLSLTNSRLEREIATRHQAEVRLQLLESAVVNANDAIVIMDAGYSNISDPTIIYVNEAFTQMTGYRPEEIIGQTPSCLRGPDSDGAQVAKIRRAFSRREPLRLELINYRKDGSTYWVELNSVPVADELGNVTHWVSVQRNISDRKRMEQAFFEEKELAQVTLQSIGDAVITTGSDGCISTLNPVAEKLTGWSTWEAKGLPLANVLRIVDETTRMPIENIAQIALYEGRIVDQGYNSLLIARSNREFAIDHSVAPIHACNGEIVGAVVVFRDVTQVRTQARQLTWQATHDPLTQLVNRREFEYQLEHALHSAQGYGQEHVMLYLDLDRFKIVNDTNGHVAGDELLRQVSQLFKTNIRKTDILARLGGDEFAVLLYNCSPEHGLEVAELLLHSIQGFRFAWQDKTFSIGVSIGLVAINPKTASTSAVLSAADLACYAAKNKGRNRVQVYQAGDRELIKQHGETQWVVQINQALEENRFRLYSQPIVPLFNSPTIGTHCEILLRLQLATGQLVSPMAFIPAAERYNLMHTIDRWVIRTLFSNLSKILTANLLVQNPAAESEKIVTLPAGSSPSNSQSSFAKHPSLYAINLSGDSLNEEKLIEFIQEQFSIHQISPEIICFEITETVAIANLSKAASLIWQLKELGCQFALDDFGSGMSSFAYLKSLPVDYIKIDGNFIKNIADNPIDVAMVEAITKIAHVMGIKTIAEYVESQAVMDKLKDLGVDYAQGYFLGKPESCNFGYPSLEEVLGNFPVNSLAFEAKLAS
- a CDS encoding class I SAM-dependent methyltransferase, coding for MKPMKPSEQESVPSSIFDEIFSASADPWGYTSQFNEISKFRATIKALPKVQFKNAFEIACAIGVLTEQLAKKCDRLLSVDYSELALVEARKRCRDLPQVRFENMQIPQQFPTESFDLILFSEVGFFLTLEDLHKTKEKIIDRLLPGGYLLMVHYRLTAGDYFILDGETVHDTFIQNSASSLKHLGDPRKKFLMLDLARHHKRYRMDLFQRL
- the rbfA gene encoding 30S ribosome-binding factor RbfA, which produces MATSRRIERVASMIKREVSLMLLNGIKDDRVGAGMVSVTDVIVSGDLQHTKIFVSIYGTDEAKAETMEGLKSATSYVRNQLGQRLQLRRTPGVAFLEDGSLERGDKMVILLNQLSADRKPGMFDDEELTGDGEKLTNDDDDEADED
- the sipA gene encoding regulatory protein SipA; its protein translation is MDKEFTIGQKVRVVAMPPYVKTAEPMPMLRAANVIAIGALGVVIDRRPGNYWGIRFEKGAFLLDSQYIEAVETTVEGNV